The Candidatus Schekmanbacteria bacterium nucleotide sequence ATATTGTTCAACCCATAGGCGGTATTTGTAAACTTTATGGCATAATCAATATATTTTTTTTCCTTAACCAATTCGTTGGGGGCGACTTGAAATCTTTGAATAAATTCAGGATATCCCTTTATGCCTGCAAAATAAAAGACCACGATAATTATAATTCCTGAAAGAGCGGCTTTATATGAAGGATAAAAGACATTTGAAATGAGGAGCATTCCAAGGGCAATGCAAAGCCACGAAATAATCTTTAGCACAGGCAGAGAAGCATTGATATCAGTATATCCGGCGCCGAAGATGACACCTCTTTCGGAGAAAAGAAGCTCATACTGGTTTATTACGAATTTGTATGAAAAAAGGAACAATAAAACACCGGCAAGAATCAAGAAATGCTTCTTTGCAAATTCAGATATTTTAACGCCCTTCTCAAGGATTATTATGTTTCTTCTTAAAAAATAAAGTGTTGCTGAAATAATGATTGAGAAAAGCAGTGAGACTAATAGCAGTTCATAAAAAACCTTGATGAGAGGAAGTTTAAAAATATAGAAGCTTATATCCTTTGAGAAGAGGGGATCTTTAATGTTGAAGGGGAGAGAATTGAGGTATTTTAGCGCCAATTCCCAGTTTGAAGCTCCCCAAGTACTTAATATATAGGCAAGAAAAATTGCTGCTATATACGCAAATCTTGATGACTGCTCACTGTAGCGGTCTATCTCTGGAAGTTCAATGATATTGCCGGAAGTGCGTGGTATTTCGAGTGGTTTTCTTCTTCCTGCCAGAAAAATGTTGATTGCGCTTATTATAAAGAAAATTCCTCCAGCTGTTATTCCTGTAATGATTTTTGCAAGTAGCGTAGTTTTAAAGATTTGCGTATATCCAAGATGGGAAAACCAGAGAAAATCTACTGACAAGTCAATAAAATTGAAAAAAAGAGGAATTACAAAGGCAATAAGAAGGAATATAATCAAAAAAATCCTCATTTTTAATTCTCCTTTAATTAATGTTGGAGAGGCGCTTAAACTGTTTTCCTTCTTTATTTTATATAGAGAAAGAAAACAGCATATAAGCAATAAATACAAGACTTTTATTCTGAAAAAAAGCTTTTTTTGAATTGATCAAAAAATGAAGAGATTGTCATATCGATGAATTTCCCAATTTTTCAAAGGGAGCCATTTTTCTGTAGTGAGAAGAGAGGAAATAAACATAAAATATCAAAGCATTTTCCCTTGACATATATTTTTTTTATGTGTTAAAGACAGCAAATTTATTTTACAGGATAAAGCCTTTTTTTGAGCGATAACTATTAGATTTAAAAGGCTTTTCTTGTAAAAAAAGAGTGTTCCTTTAATGGGAAATGAAGACAACGAGAAAAGGAAAGAATACCGTCAATGGGGTCTTCTAAGCACTATAGGAATCACTCTGGTAGCATCAACATGCGTTGGACTTGCAATTGGCTATTATTTGGATAAATGGCTTGGAACTAAGCCTCTGTTTATAATTATTTGGACAATTTTAGGTGTTGCTGCGGGCTTTAAAGAGATGTTTTCAATAATAAAAAAGGGCGAATAGAAAAAGATGGAACATCCACCGGTATATTTATTTCTCTTGCTTGGAATACCTGAGCATATTCAGGAAGAGTACCGCTATGTGATGCTTGCTGTGCTTGTCACTCTAATTCTGACCCTTATTTCTTTGTGGGCAAAAAGAAATTTGCAGGAAATCCCTACCGGCAAACAGAATTTTTTTGAATTTGTCGTAGGAGGAATACTCGACTTTATGGAAGAAATCATGGGACATGAAGCTAAAAGATTTCTTCCTCTTATTGGTACTCTCGGATTCTTCATTCTAACATCGAATCTATTGGGACTGATACCGGGTTTTGATTCGCCAACTGCGAATATTAACGCAACCGGTGGTTGTGCAATAGTTGTTTTTTTCACAACTCATATTGTAGGTATAAAGAGGCACGGACTTAAATATGTAAAACAGTTTACTGGTCCTATTCCTTGGCTTGCGCCATTGATGATCCCTATTGAATTGATAAGCCATATTGTACGGCCTGTTTCACTGTCGATAAGATTATTTGGCAACATTTTTGGGGGTCATCTTGTGATTGGAAGTTTTTTGGGGCTTGTATCTATTCCATTGATTTATCCTTTGCCTATGATGGCAATGGAGATATTTGTTGCTTTTGTGCAGACTTTGATTTTTATAGTGCTATCAATGATTTACATTTCTCTGGCTCTGTCAGAAGAACATTGAGATTGATATAAAACTTTGTGAGTTTAAAGAATTTTAATTTTTACAAGGGGGTGAAAACTGATGAAAAAGGTTGCTTTGACAATGCTTGTTTTAATGTTTGCGTGTTTGATTTTTGCGCCTACCGCAATGGCTGAAGAAGCAGCGGAGGGAGCTGTAAGCGGAGTCAATTTTACCTATGTGTGGGTTGCTTGCGCTTTTGGCATTGCTATTGCTGCATTTGGAGGCGCTCTTGGACAGGGACGCAGTGTAAGCTCTGCAATGGAAGGTATTGCAAGGAATCCTAATGCTTCTGGTAAGATTCAGACTGCAATGATTATCGGTCTCGCTCTTATCGAGTCACTGGTAATTTATGCTCTTGTTGTTGTTCTGATTCTTCTCTTTAAATAATGAAGCATTTAGGTTGGTAATATATAAGGAAGATTTGGCGGGGGATAAAGGAACGATTTATCCTCCGCTAAAAATATTGTTAAAAGTAAGAAATACATAATCCTTTTAGTTTAACGCAGGAATATTCAGGTGGAAAAGGGACTTAATCCATACCTGCCAGTCATAATAATGCTTGTTGTTGCAGTCGGTTTTGCCGCTGTCAACATTATACTCTCTTATCTTGTAGGTAAAAGAAAAATTCATTCTGAAAAACTTTCACCCTATGAGTGTGGTATGCCCCCAATCGGTTCAGCAAGAATTCGTTTTCCTATAAAATTTTATCTTATTGGAATGCTCTTCATCATATTTGATATAGAAGCTGTATTTCTATATCCGTGGGCGGCAGTTTTGAAATCTATCAAAAGTTATGGTGCTTTTGTTTTTTATGAAATGGTTGTTTTCATAATTATTCTTCTCTTAGGTCTTCTTTATTTGTGGAAAAGGAAAGCTCTTGAATGGGAAAAAAGCAGTGAAGAATTTGGAGAAACTTGATGGCTGCTGAAAATGGTGAGGTTGATAAAAAAATAGACGAGCTTCTCAAAAAATATCCCCGAAAGGATGCCGCACTTTTGCCTTTACTTCATCTTTTTCAGGAAAGGGAAGGATGGATTAGCAAAGAATCTATGGAAAAAGCGGCGCAAATATTGGAAATTCCTACAAGCCGTGTTAGAGGCGTTGCTACATTCTATACAATGTATAACAAAGAAAAGGTTGGCAGATATTTCATTCAAGTCTGTACGAATATTGCCTGCCATCTTCTTGAAGCACGCAAAATTGTTGAACATATAGAAAAGAAGCTTGGGATCAAGGTAGGTGAAACAACACCTGACGGAAAATTTTCTTTGATTACGGTTGAATGTCTTGGTTCTTGCGGCACAGCACCTATGATGCAAATAAACAATGATTATTATGAAAATCTTACAATTGAGAAAGTTGATAGCATTTTGGACGGCTTGAAATAGATTTGAGACAGAAAAAAAGGGAAAATGGGAGGAACGAACATCTCGAGTTTATTGACAAATACTCTTTTTATAAAAGTTGTTGAGATCCTCTTCATCTTTAGCGCAACGATGGGCACCGTTGCTTATCTTACTTGGGTGGAAAGAAGAGTTTCTGCATTTATGCAAAAACGTTTGGGTCCCAACAGAGTTGGCTTTGCTGGACTTCTTCAACCCCTTGCAGATGGCCTTAAATTCATTATGAAGGAGGATATCATTCCGCTTCATGTGAATAAGTTTTTTTATGTTTTAGCGCCGATGATTTCCATAATTCCAGCACTTATAACCTTTGCAGTGATACCTTTTGGAGCGCCAACGACATTCAATGGATTGTTGGATAAACCGATAGAGCTTCAGATTACAGAGCTCAATGTTGGGATTTTATACATAATCGCTGTTGCTTCTCTTGGAGTTTATGGAATTGTCCTCGGGGGCTGGGCTTCTAATAACAAATATTCTCTTATGGGCGGTCTTCGCTCATCTGCACAGATGATTAGTTACGAGCTTGCAATGGGACTTGCTCTTGTGGGTGTAATTATGACAGCCGGCTCACTAAATCTTTCAGATATAGTAATCAAACAGGGAAAATACTGGTTTATTTTTCCACAGATTCTTGGCTTTGTAGTTTTCATTATTTCAAGTTTTGCAGAAACAAACAGACTTCCTTTCGACTTGCCGGAAGCAGAATCAGAGCTTGTTGCCGGTTATCATACAGAATACAGCAGTATGAAGTTTGCAATGTTTTTTATGGCAGAGTATGCAAATATGATTACAGCATCAGCACTGATTGTAACTCTCTATTTCGGCGGATGGCAGGGATTGCCTATAGGCGGCTGGTTGAATCTGCCAATCATAGATAAACTCTGGTTTATGCCATTGATATGGTTTGCTATCAAAGTGGGAGTTGTCCTTTTCTTCTTTGTTTGGGTTAGATGGACATTCCCAAGATTCAGATATGACCAGCTAATGGCTTTTGGATGGAAGGTATTGGTGCCTATTGCACTGCTCAATATACTTATAACAGGGACATTAATATACTGGAATATCATATAATGATGGAAACAGTTGGCTTTTATTTTTGCGCATCACTTGCAGTGGTTTCAGCAGTTTTCATGGTGCTGAAAAAAAATCCGGTGGCATCGGTTTTTTCTCTTATTATCACCTTTATTTCATTAGCCGGACTTTATGTGACTCTTTATGCGCATTTTTTGGCAATAATTCAAATACTTGTATATGCAGGCGCAATAATGGTTTTGTTTTTGTTCGTAGTTATGCTTCTTGATCTTAGAGAGGATGAGATTTTTTTCAAAGTGCAGAAGGGCGTTAAAATAGGAGGAATCTTTCTTGTAGGCATACTTCTTGCAGAAGTTTGGTTTGTAGCTTCATCCATCTCGAAGAACATCCTTTCTAAGGGCAATTTTACTCCAGATGCCATTGCCCGTGAAGGGGGCAATACAATGCTTCTTGGCAAATTGCTTTTTACGAAGTATTTGTTGCCCTTTGAACTTACTTCGGTACTTCTTCTTGTTGCTATTATTGGCGCTGTGCTGATGTCAAGGAGGACAGGACGATGATAGGACTTAACCATTATTTGGTGCTTTCAGCAATTCTTTTCTCTATTGGCGCCATTGGAGTTTTTGTTAGAAGGAGCGCGCTCATAATTTTTATGTGTATTGAACTTATGCTAAATTCTGTGAATTTGACCTTTGTTGCTTTTTCGAAATATCTAAACAACATCGATGGACAGCTTTTTGTTTTTTTTGTCCTTACCGTAGCGGCGGCTGAAGTGGTTGTGGGGCTTGCAATCATTGTCCTGATTTTTAGAAGAAGAACCACTGTCAATGTTGATGAAATTAGTGAAATGAAAGGATAAATGGTAGGCGATGCTTGAATATATTTGGTTGATTCCCTGTTTACCGCTCATTGGCTTTGCCATAAATGGACTTATTGGCAAATATATCGGTAAAAAGCTTGTAAGTTTGGTAGCCTGCGGCTCGGTGGGCATATCATTTCTAATTTCTCTTCTCTCTTTTTCAAATCTTATTGCAATGCCTGCTGAAGAGCGGCTTTTTGAGAAAACCCTGTACACATGGATTGGAAGCGGTACATTCAGAGCAGAATTGACATTTCAATTAGATCCTCTCTCAGCCATTATGATTCTTGTCGTCACAGGAGTGGGATTTCTCATTCATATCTACTCGATTGGATATATGCATGATGATGAAGGGTATGCACGCTATTTCACTTATCTCAATCTTTTTACCTTTTCAATGCTTCTATTGGTTTTGGGAGGCAATTTCCTCCTGATGTTCGTAGGGTGGGAAGCTGTAGGGCTTTGCTCATACCTTCTCATAGGATTTTGGTATAAGAAAAAGAGCGCAACTGATGCCGGTAAAAAGGCATTTATAGTCAATAGAGTAGGGGATTTCGGATTCATACTTGGAATAATGATGATATTTTTCACCTTCCACTCTGTCGATTTTCAAGAGGTATTTCATCAAGCAGAAGCCAATTTCCCTGAAGGAAGCAACACGATAGTCTGGATTGCGATGCTTCTTTTTATTGGCGCCACGGGGAAATCAGCGCAAATCCCACTTTATGTTTGGCTTCCCGATGCTATGGAGGGCCCTACTCCTGTCAGCGCATTGATTCATGCCGCAACTATGGTTACAGCTGGCGTCTATATGGTGGCAAGATGCAGTACCTTTTATATAATCGCTCCTGAAGCTATGCTGACAGTGGCTATTATTGGAGCTGTTACAGCAATCTTTGCGGCTTCAATTGGGCTTGTGCAGAATGATATAAAGAAAGTTCTTGCATACTCCACTGTAAGTCAGCTTGGATATATGTTTCTTGCTTGCGGAGTTGGGGCATTTACAGCGGCGATATTTCATCTTATGACACACGCTTTCTTCAAAGCTCTCCTTTTTCTTGGCTCAGGCAGTGTCATTCACGCAATGGGCGGCGAACAGGATATAAGAAAGATGGGCGCTCTTAGAAAGAAGATGCCGATTACTTTTTATACTTTTTTGCTTGCAACTCTTGCTATTGCGGGATTTCCCGGTTTTTCAGGATTTTTCAGTAAGGATGAAATTCTCTGGAAAACTTTTTCTTCTCCCTATGGGAATACTGCGCTTTGGGTTGTTGGCGCAGTGGCTGCAGGTTTTACTTCATTTTATATGTTTCGCCTTGTCTTTCTAACCTTTTGCGGTGAATCAAGAGTTGAACCTCATACTGAAGAACATCTTCATGAATCTCCACCTTCAATGACCATACCTCTCACAATACTTGGTGTCCTTTCAGTGATTGGTGGATATATCGGCATACCTCATATTCTTGGCGGTCATAACAGGATAGAGGCATTTCTTGAACCTGTTTTCAAATTTGCTGCAGAAAGAACAAATGAATTGCAAGCAGAAGGAAGTGAAAGTTTGGAATTAACTTTGATGGTCTTATCAGTTTTAATAGCTTTGATTGGTTTGGCTGTTGCCTACTACTTTTATCTTAAAAATAAGAAGGTACCTGAGAAGCTGGCTGAGAATTTTTCACCTATATATAAACTTCTTCTAAACAAATACTATGTTGATGAAATTTATGATGCATTGATTGTAAATCCAATAAAGAAGGGCGCTGTATTTCTTTGGGAATTTTTTGATGACAAGATTGTTGATGGCATTGTCAATGGCACAGCCGAGTTTTTTGAAGATGGCGGTTTAAGTTTGAGAAAACTGCAGAGCGGAAAAGTTCAGGCATATTTGGTTTCAATATTGGTTGGGGTCGTATTGTTTGTTGGATATTTTCTTATTTATTAGTGTAAGGAGAGAAGGAGTATAAATTGATTTCGGTTATTACATTTTTCCCGCTTGTTGGAGTCCTTTTTATTCTCCTTACGGGGAGAAACAATAAAGGGTTGATAAGGACCTTTGCCTTTGCAACAACTCTTATTGATTTTTTCTTCTCATTGAGGATTTACAACGGCTTTAACAGTGAGACAGCAAATTTTCAGTTTATTGAAAATATACCATGGATAACGAGTTTGGGAATCAACTATTCTGTGGGAATCGATGGCATTAGTCTTCTCCTTGTTATGCTTACGACTTTTATCACTCCAATTGTTATTCTTGCTTCTTGGAGCGCAATTGAAGATAAGGTCAAGGAATATATGATTGCAATGCTTCTTCTTGAAGTGGGAATGATTGGGGTTTTTGTTGCAACTGACTTATTTCTCTTTTATGTCTTTTGGGAGTTGATGTTGATTCCTATGTATCTTCTCATAGGTGTTTGGGGTGGTCCTCGTAGAATTTATGCCGCTGTAAAATTTGTTCTCTATACTATGGTGGGCAGTGTCTTGATGCTTCTTGCAATTCTTTACCTTTATTTTATGAATTATCAGCAGACAGGAGAATACAGCTTTAGTCTTTTCGATTTTTATAAACTCAATATTCCCATTGAAATTCAGCCATGGCTCTTTCTTGCTTTTGCATTGGCTTTTGCAATCAAAGTTCCAATGTTTCCCTTTCATACATGGCTTCCAGATGCTCATGTCGAAGCGCCAACAGGCGGAAGCGTTATTCTTGCAGGGGTCCTTTTGAAAATGGGGACATATGGTTTTTTGAGATTTTGC carries:
- a CDS encoding AtpZ/AtpI family protein, with product MGNEDNEKRKEYRQWGLLSTIGITLVASTCVGLAIGYYLDKWLGTKPLFIIIWTILGVAAGFKEMFSIIKKGE
- the atpB gene encoding ATP synthase F0 subunit A, encoding MEHPPVYLFLLLGIPEHIQEEYRYVMLAVLVTLILTLISLWAKRNLQEIPTGKQNFFEFVVGGILDFMEEIMGHEAKRFLPLIGTLGFFILTSNLLGLIPGFDSPTANINATGGCAIVVFFTTHIVGIKRHGLKYVKQFTGPIPWLAPLMIPIELISHIVRPVSLSIRLFGNIFGGHLVIGSFLGLVSIPLIYPLPMMAMEIFVAFVQTLIFIVLSMIYISLALSEEH
- the atpE gene encoding ATP synthase F0 subunit C, producing the protein MKKVALTMLVLMFACLIFAPTAMAEEAAEGAVSGVNFTYVWVACAFGIAIAAFGGALGQGRSVSSAMEGIARNPNASGKIQTAMIIGLALIESLVIYALVVVLILLFK
- a CDS encoding NADH-quinone oxidoreductase subunit A, which encodes MLVVAVGFAAVNIILSYLVGKRKIHSEKLSPYECGMPPIGSARIRFPIKFYLIGMLFIIFDIEAVFLYPWAAVLKSIKSYGAFVFYEMVVFIIILLLGLLYLWKRKALEWEKSSEEFGET
- the nuoE gene encoding NADH-quinone oxidoreductase subunit NuoE — translated: MAAENGEVDKKIDELLKKYPRKDAALLPLLHLFQEREGWISKESMEKAAQILEIPTSRVRGVATFYTMYNKEKVGRYFIQVCTNIACHLLEARKIVEHIEKKLGIKVGETTPDGKFSLITVECLGSCGTAPMMQINNDYYENLTIEKVDSILDGLK
- the nuoH gene encoding NADH-quinone oxidoreductase subunit NuoH, whose amino-acid sequence is MGGTNISSLLTNTLFIKVVEILFIFSATMGTVAYLTWVERRVSAFMQKRLGPNRVGFAGLLQPLADGLKFIMKEDIIPLHVNKFFYVLAPMISIIPALITFAVIPFGAPTTFNGLLDKPIELQITELNVGILYIIAVASLGVYGIVLGGWASNNKYSLMGGLRSSAQMISYELAMGLALVGVIMTAGSLNLSDIVIKQGKYWFIFPQILGFVVFIISSFAETNRLPFDLPEAESELVAGYHTEYSSMKFAMFFMAEYANMITASALIVTLYFGGWQGLPIGGWLNLPIIDKLWFMPLIWFAIKVGVVLFFFVWVRWTFPRFRYDQLMAFGWKVLVPIALLNILITGTLIYWNII
- a CDS encoding NADH-quinone oxidoreductase subunit J: METVGFYFCASLAVVSAVFMVLKKNPVASVFSLIITFISLAGLYVTLYAHFLAIIQILVYAGAIMVLFLFVVMLLDLREDEIFFKVQKGVKIGGIFLVGILLAEVWFVASSISKNILSKGNFTPDAIAREGGNTMLLGKLLFTKYLLPFELTSVLLLVAIIGAVLMSRRTGR
- the nuoK gene encoding NADH-quinone oxidoreductase subunit NuoK; protein product: MIGLNHYLVLSAILFSIGAIGVFVRRSALIIFMCIELMLNSVNLTFVAFSKYLNNIDGQLFVFFVLTVAAAEVVVGLAIIVLIFRRRTTVNVDEISEMKG
- a CDS encoding NADH-quinone oxidoreductase subunit L — translated: MLEYIWLIPCLPLIGFAINGLIGKYIGKKLVSLVACGSVGISFLISLLSFSNLIAMPAEERLFEKTLYTWIGSGTFRAELTFQLDPLSAIMILVVTGVGFLIHIYSIGYMHDDEGYARYFTYLNLFTFSMLLLVLGGNFLLMFVGWEAVGLCSYLLIGFWYKKKSATDAGKKAFIVNRVGDFGFILGIMMIFFTFHSVDFQEVFHQAEANFPEGSNTIVWIAMLLFIGATGKSAQIPLYVWLPDAMEGPTPVSALIHAATMVTAGVYMVARCSTFYIIAPEAMLTVAIIGAVTAIFAASIGLVQNDIKKVLAYSTVSQLGYMFLACGVGAFTAAIFHLMTHAFFKALLFLGSGSVIHAMGGEQDIRKMGALRKKMPITFYTFLLATLAIAGFPGFSGFFSKDEILWKTFSSPYGNTALWVVGAVAAGFTSFYMFRLVFLTFCGESRVEPHTEEHLHESPPSMTIPLTILGVLSVIGGYIGIPHILGGHNRIEAFLEPVFKFAAERTNELQAEGSESLELTLMVLSVLIALIGLAVAYYFYLKNKKVPEKLAENFSPIYKLLLNKYYVDEIYDALIVNPIKKGAVFLWEFFDDKIVDGIVNGTAEFFEDGGLSLRKLQSGKVQAYLVSILVGVVLFVGYFLIY
- a CDS encoding NADH-quinone oxidoreductase subunit M, encoding MISVITFFPLVGVLFILLTGRNNKGLIRTFAFATTLIDFFFSLRIYNGFNSETANFQFIENIPWITSLGINYSVGIDGISLLLVMLTTFITPIVILASWSAIEDKVKEYMIAMLLLEVGMIGVFVATDLFLFYVFWELMLIPMYLLIGVWGGPRRIYAAVKFVLYTMVGSVLMLLAILYLYFMNYQQTGEYSFSLFDFYKLNIPIEIQPWLFLAFALAFAIKVPMFPFHTWLPDAHVEAPTGGSVILAGVLLKMGTYGFLRFCLPLFPNASFKFMPYFCVLAIIGIIYGALVSMVQKDIKKLVAYSSVSHLGFVMLGIFAFNQQGMEGSIIQMINHGLSTGALFLLVGMVYERRHTRMISEFGGIAKTVPIFATFFMIVTLSSIGLPGLNGFIGEFLILVGTFQASRIYAAFAATGIILAAVYMLWMVQRFLFGEITKEENRNLKDVNLREAAVIIPVIFFIVMIGVYPQPFLGKMHTSVQGLLDKVNVQYQFVENEKPSMKKRVIKTVNSGEKLKSDENEKEQML